The genomic stretch AAACCGTGGGTGCGGGCGTTCTGATTGCCGGGTTGAGCGCCCCGGCGGCGAGGCATAGCGGATCCCTCTTCTTGACTCAACAAGATACTCCTGTTCTATCTTTACTAATCGCAGTATATAGAATAAGGCCGGGAATGGCGGTTTGTCAATGGGATTTTGGCAGGTTTGGAAAATATATATCAGCTGTAAGCTATCAGCCGTCAGCTTTCAGTTTGGGGGGGGGGAAAAACCGTTAAGGCTAGCGGGGCAGGAGGCGGTCTCGGGAGTCGAGCATGACGGTCACCGGACCGTCGTTGACCAGTTCCACCTGCATGTGCGCCTGGAAACGGCCGGTGGCCACGGGGACGCCGGTCTTCTCGGCCTCGGCGACGAATTCGTTGAACAGGGTTTCGGCTGCTTCCGGCGGCGCGGCGCCGGTGAAGCTGGGGCGGCGGCCTTTGCGGGTGTCGGCGATGAGGGTGAACTGGCTGATGAGCAGCAACTCGCCGCCGATATCCAGGAGCGAGAGGTTGAATTTGCCATCGGCATCGGCGAAAACACGCAGGTTGACCACTTTGTTCACCAGGTAGTCGATGTCCGCCCTGCCGTCACCCTCGGCGATGCCGACAAGGGCCAGAAGACCGTAGCCGATGCTGCCGATGATCTCTCCATCGACACTGACTTGCGCCCGGCTGACCCGCTGTACCAGAGCTTTCATGGCCGTATTGTAGGATATTCATCGCGGCCGGGCAAAACAGGCAACATAATAAAAAATAACTAAAAAAACCTATAGACTTAGCCGCCGGGGAGGGGTAGAATAGAGACGTGAGACAAATTCTGAGGTATTTGCGACCATGCGAGTAGTTAGCCCCCGGAAAAAAGGGTGCTAAAGCACTGACGCGTATAACGCGGCGGTGCTTTTTAATTTATTCAACAAGGTTTGAGGAGGGGTAAAATGCAATCCAGCTTAATCGGTAAGATCGAGAAAGCCCACCGCTACGCCCAGGAACCCGACCGTATCTCCTTCACCGAACTAAGTGTTCAGTTCCGCGGTGAAAACGATATTCATTCCACGGCTTTGAAGAACGGCGAATGGCATTGTAACTGCGATTTCTTCGTCACCTGGGGCCGCTGCTGCCACACCATGGCGATGGAGAAGATCCTGGGCGAGATGCTGCCGGAAGAGGCGCGCGTTACCAAGTTTTAGCCGCAAAGATTATTTTGGGGGACGCCCCGCCACCCCGAGGGAGAGGCGTTGCCATCGCCCCTGCAGTGACGAACTGGGAGGACACAGCACGCCGTGTCCCTGCGTCGTCTAACCCCTGTATGAGAAATCAGTGTGTTTTCATGGCGATACGGCGCGGGCGGTGATTGGGACGGGCGAGGCATGCCTCGCCCCTACGGCTGTGACGCAAAGACGGTTTTGATATGCAAAAAGATCTGACAGTTATAATCGGGGGCGGAGCCGCGGGTATCTGCGCTGCTATCAGCACCGCGCGGCGGGGCGGCAGTGTTACGCTCTGTGAAAAGACGCCGTACCTGGGTAAGAAAATACTGGCCACCGGCAACGGCCGCTGCAACCTGCTGAACGTCAATCTCGACGAAACACATTACAACGCCGCCGCCCGCGGTCTGGTCCGTTCGGTGTTCGACAGGTTCGGCAAAGCGGAAGTACTGGATTTCTTCAAGAGCCTGGGGCTGGAGACTTATTCACAGGACGGGCGGATATTCCCCCGGACGAACCAGGCGGCCTCGGTGCTCAGGGTGCTGGAGATCGAACTTAAGCGCCTCGGCGTGCCGGTGGAATACGACTTCGATTGCACTGCCATAATGCGCAGTCGGGACGGATTGTTCGTCACCTCGAAGAAGGGGCAGCGGATCGAGTGCCAAAAAGTCATCCTCACCGGGGGCGGTAAATCCTACCCTTCCTTCGGCGCCGACGGCAGCGGTTTCACGCTTGCGCGGCAATTGGGTCACAGCATCGTCGAACCGGTGCCGTCAACGGTGCCGCTGGTGGTCAAGGACAACCTGTGCCACCTGCTGCAGGGCCAGCGCATCTTCGCCTCTGCCCGCGGTGTCATAGAAAGCCGGCCGGGAGAGGCGGTCAGCAGCGAACTCCTTTTCACCAAATACGGTCTTTCCGGCACCTGCATTCTGGACATCAGCGAGGCGATTTCGATCGCCTTGAACCG from Dehalogenimonas sp. THU2 encodes the following:
- the dtd gene encoding D-aminoacyl-tRNA deacylase, which translates into the protein MKALVQRVSRAQVSVDGEIIGSIGYGLLALVGIAEGDGRADIDYLVNKVVNLRVFADADGKFNLSLLDIGGELLLISQFTLIADTRKGRRPSFTGAAPPEAAETLFNEFVAEAEKTGVPVATGRFQAHMQVELVNDGPVTVMLDSRDRLLPR
- a CDS encoding aminoacetone oxidase family FAD-binding enzyme; amino-acid sequence: MQKDLTVIIGGGAAGICAAISTARRGGSVTLCEKTPYLGKKILATGNGRCNLLNVNLDETHYNAAARGLVRSVFDRFGKAEVLDFFKSLGLETYSQDGRIFPRTNQAASVLRVLEIELKRLGVPVEYDFDCTAIMRSRDGLFVTSKKGQRIECQKVILTGGGKSYPSFGADGSGFTLARQLGHSIVEPVPSTVPLVVKDNLCHLLQGQRIFASARGVIESRPGEAVSSELLFTKYGLSGTCILDISEAISIALNRRHETDIEVAVDLAPFMERVALRKELERRRQMDMASEDMLTGILPNKFGAAFKEVFEQGNLDLAVRAIKDRRFKVSGTRGWNEAEFTSGGVAADEIKPGTLESKLIDGVYFAGEVLDVDGQRGGYNLGWAWASGVVAGWECP